One Thiobacillus sp. genomic region harbors:
- a CDS encoding TIGR02099 family protein, with protein sequence MPPRLILLLRRLIHYAFHAAGGAVIVVSLVALALKFWFMPDVDRFRPELEAAASRVVGVPVRIGALAADWHGINPRLTLRDVRLIPAAGEPLVLPHVEAVGSWLSLALLEPRLRRLDLEQARFPLRRAPDGIIYLAGIPINGPGGPSPFPDWLMRQSRIVVKDAQVGWVDEKLGAPPLQLNGVRLLMENGFGHHRFGGVAQPSGGANRLDLRGDFRGKSVHQPQSWSGRFYAQVGQARFGEWSHWVPWAQDAVKSGLGDLRFWFDLQQGNVVELTGDARLSDVSLSIRQDLPELRFEDLEGRIGWARENVSHTVTVDRLRFKLPDTPLTAPASLRVNLTPDDRGSFSRVEAEAGNLRLEALTALSGALPLPRQGHDLIESLAPRGLVESARGHWAGPRDYALHLDIREGGARAYASLPGLSGLDLKVDADQKGGKATLTGRDFRLDWPQVFRHELGFTGLDVQTDWRLNGQVRDISFQARRLANANLDGTAQGSIRLPERGSPVVDISAHLRRGEANAVYRYLPHAVSENAYNWLRRGLLSGHSDDTRLTLKGDLAHFPFDRGHGEFRVSVRMVDGVLDYAPGWPRIEGVHGMLTFHDKAMSLVADRGRIMAAQLGPVKVGIPDLHYSPEEIVRVEGYARGETQAFLDFVRQSPVDGYTGHFISPFSAQGPGVLALKLAMPVKRTEDTTVGGAFTFQNNTLRPGGKLPELSRVNGAITFTEKAVRGQGIQLRVLDMPARLDLDNQAGGLHVHLAGNASAEALRPHLPGLLAGRVRGAASWQADIGLNANGQTAGLSLASDLVGLALDLPAPLGKAAAQSMALQVNHQPEADGGDRVTARYGSLAQVNARLPRAGEARVNLHLGAGEASEPMEPGLWLNGNLRFLDLDTWRRQDWGLAALGTDDKHPLPFRQASLTFGELLILDRRLHDTHIRLQPSGKSWSLQMAGKEMTGELVTVPEQRGQRLLANFKRLSLPDPENTVALTTPNGSGDSMRLTNVELKVQSLAWKKRELGEMRLRLSPVKTGFQVDHFLLSPPEGRLEGKGMVSDHSRRPTQLQLKLSTQNLGKLLARLGYQDAIRGGEAELSGTLGWMGSPEDFEARTLEGDLELSARKGQFLKVDPGAGRLVGVLSLQSLPRRINLDFRDVFSQGFAFDEIAGKVHLEKGTAYTKDLRMNGPAAKVRMSGLVNLAQETQSLTLQIQPRLEDTVAVASAILGGPAVGLGALLANKVLKNPIGQAAGFEYTVSGSWKEPVIAKVPRKATSLQGESAP encoded by the coding sequence ATGCCACCGCGCCTGATCCTTCTTCTTCGCCGCCTTATTCATTACGCCTTCCATGCGGCGGGCGGGGCGGTGATCGTCGTGAGCCTGGTGGCCCTGGCGCTGAAGTTCTGGTTCATGCCTGACGTGGACCGGTTCCGGCCTGAACTGGAAGCCGCCGCAAGCCGGGTCGTGGGGGTGCCGGTACGCATCGGCGCCCTGGCGGCGGACTGGCATGGCATCAACCCGCGCCTCACCCTGCGGGACGTGCGCCTGATCCCCGCCGCCGGCGAGCCCCTGGTGCTCCCCCACGTGGAGGCGGTGGGCTCCTGGTTGTCCCTGGCCCTGCTGGAGCCCCGCCTGCGGCGCCTGGACCTGGAGCAGGCCCGTTTTCCCCTGCGCCGCGCCCCGGACGGCATCATCTACCTGGCGGGCATCCCCATCAACGGGCCCGGCGGCCCCAGCCCCTTCCCCGACTGGCTGATGCGCCAGTCCCGCATCGTCGTCAAGGATGCCCAGGTGGGCTGGGTGGACGAGAAACTGGGGGCCCCACCCCTGCAGTTAAACGGGGTGCGCCTGCTCATGGAGAACGGTTTTGGGCACCACCGCTTCGGCGGCGTGGCCCAGCCTTCCGGCGGAGCGAACCGCCTGGACCTGCGGGGCGACTTCCGGGGCAAGTCCGTGCATCAGCCCCAAAGCTGGAGCGGTCGTTTTTATGCCCAGGTGGGGCAAGCCCGATTCGGGGAATGGTCCCACTGGGTGCCCTGGGCGCAGGATGCGGTGAAAAGCGGTCTTGGCGACCTGCGCTTCTGGTTCGACCTGCAGCAGGGGAACGTGGTGGAACTCACCGGAGATGCCCGCTTGAGCGACGTCAGCCTGAGCATCCGACAGGACCTGCCAGAGCTGCGTTTTGAAGACCTGGAGGGTCGCATAGGGTGGGCCCGCGAGAATGTCAGCCATACCGTGACCGTGGACAGGCTACGCTTCAAACTTCCGGACACCCCCCTTACCGCGCCGGCCAGCCTGCGCGTCAACCTCACTCCCGACGACCGGGGAAGCTTCAGCCGGGTGGAGGCCGAGGCGGGCAACCTGCGCCTGGAAGCCCTCACGGCCCTGTCCGGAGCCCTGCCCCTGCCCCGCCAAGGGCATGATCTCATCGAATCCCTCGCGCCCCGGGGTCTGGTGGAAAGCGCCCGGGGCCATTGGGCAGGCCCCCGTGATTACGCCCTGCACCTGGACATCAGGGAAGGCGGCGCCCGGGCCTATGCCTCTCTGCCGGGCCTTTCCGGCCTGGACCTGAAGGTGGACGCTGACCAGAAGGGCGGCAAGGCCACCCTGACGGGCCGTGACTTCCGCCTGGACTGGCCCCAGGTCTTCCGCCACGAACTGGGCTTCACCGGGCTGGACGTGCAGACGGACTGGCGCCTCAACGGCCAGGTGCGGGATATTTCCTTCCAGGCCAGGCGACTGGCCAACGCCAACCTGGACGGCACGGCCCAGGGCAGCATCCGCTTGCCAGAGCGTGGCAGCCCCGTGGTGGACATCAGCGCCCACCTGAGACGGGGCGAGGCCAACGCGGTATATCGCTACCTGCCTCACGCGGTGTCCGAGAATGCCTACAACTGGCTCCGCCGGGGCCTGCTGTCAGGTCATTCCGACGACACCCGCCTGACCCTGAAAGGCGACCTGGCCCACTTCCCCTTCGATCGGGGGCATGGGGAATTCCGGGTCAGCGTGCGCATGGTTGATGGCGTATTGGACTACGCCCCGGGCTGGCCCCGCATAGAGGGCGTCCATGGCATGCTGACTTTCCACGACAAGGCCATGAGCCTGGTGGCCGACCGCGGACGCATCATGGCGGCCCAGCTGGGTCCCGTGAAGGTGGGAATCCCGGACCTGCACTACTCGCCGGAAGAAATCGTCCGGGTGGAGGGATACGCCAGGGGCGAGACCCAGGCCTTCCTGGACTTCGTGCGCCAGTCCCCCGTGGACGGCTACACAGGCCATTTCATCAGCCCCTTCTCCGCCCAGGGCCCGGGCGTGCTGGCCCTGAAACTGGCCATGCCGGTGAAGCGCACCGAGGACACCACCGTGGGTGGCGCCTTCACCTTCCAGAACAACACCTTAAGGCCTGGCGGCAAGCTGCCCGAGCTCAGCCGGGTCAACGGCGCCATCACCTTCACGGAAAAAGCCGTCCGTGGGCAAGGCATCCAGCTACGGGTGCTGGACATGCCCGCCCGTTTGGACCTGGACAACCAGGCAGGTGGCCTCCATGTCCACCTGGCGGGCAATGCCAGCGCCGAGGCCCTGCGCCCCCACCTGCCCGGGCTGCTGGCAGGAAGGGTACGTGGCGCGGCGTCCTGGCAGGCGGACATCGGCCTCAACGCCAATGGTCAGACCGCCGGCCTCAGCCTGGCCTCGGACCTGGTGGGCCTGGCCCTGGACCTGCCCGCTCCCCTGGGCAAGGCCGCAGCCCAGAGCATGGCCCTCCAGGTCAATCATCAGCCCGAGGCGGACGGCGGCGACCGGGTCACGGCCCGCTACGGCAGCCTGGCCCAGGTGAACGCCAGGTTGCCCAGGGCCGGCGAGGCCCGGGTCAACCTGCACCTGGGTGCGGGGGAGGCATCGGAACCCATGGAGCCGGGCCTGTGGCTCAACGGCAACCTGCGCTTCCTGGACCTGGATACCTGGCGACGCCAGGACTGGGGCCTGGCTGCTCTTGGAACGGACGACAAGCATCCCCTGCCCTTCCGCCAGGCAAGCCTCACCTTCGGCGAGCTGCTGATCCTCGACCGCCGGCTGCATGACACCCACATCCGCCTCCAGCCCTCCGGCAAGAGCTGGAGCCTGCAGATGGCTGGCAAGGAAATGACGGGGGAACTGGTCACCGTGCCCGAGCAGCGGGGCCAGCGTCTGCTGGCCAACTTCAAGCGCCTTTCCCTGCCGGACCCGGAAAACACCGTGGCACTGACCACCCCGAATGGTTCCGGCGACAGCATGCGCCTGACCAACGTGGAGCTCAAAGTCCAGTCCCTGGCCTGGAAGAAGCGTGAACTGGGTGAGATGCGCCTGCGCCTGTCACCGGTGAAGACGGGCTTCCAGGTGGACCATTTCCTGCTCTCGCCACCGGAAGGACGCCTGGAAGGCAAGGGCATGGTGTCGGACCATTCCCGCCGCCCCACCCAGCTACAATTGAAGCTTTCCACCCAGAACCTGGGCAAGCTCCTGGCCCGCCTGGGTTACCAGGACGCCATCCGGGGGGGCGAGGCGGAGTTGAGCGGCACCCTGGGCTGGATGGGCAGCCCGGAGGACTTCGAAGCACGCACCCTGGAAGGGGACCTGGAACTCAGTGCCCGCAAGGGTCAGTTCCTCAAGGTGGACCCCGGCGCCGGACGCCTGGTGGGCGTGCTGAGCCTGCAGTCCCTTCCCCGCCGCATCAACCTGGACTTCCGTGACGTATTCTCCCAGGGATTCGCGTTCGACGAGATTGCCGGTAAGGTCCACCTGGAAAAGGGCACCGCCTACACCAAGGACCTGCGCATGAACGGCCCGGCCGCCAAGGTCCGCATGAGCGGACTGGTCAACCTGGCCCAGGAGACCCAGAGCCTGACCCTGCAGATCCAGCCCCGGCTGGAAGATACCGTGGCTGTGGCCAGCGCCATCCTGGGGGGGCCGGCCGTGGGCCTGGGCGCCCTGCTGGCCAACAAGGTGCTGAAGAACCCCATTGGCCAGGCTGCAGGCTTCGAATACACCGTCTCCGGATCCTGGAAGGAGCCGGTCATCGCCAAGGTGCCGCGCAAGGCCACAAGCCTCCAGGGGGAATCCGCGCCCTAG
- a CDS encoding ADP-ribosylglycohydrolase family protein has protein sequence MADEHKLLIDTLHLPQGKGVLGLTHCPGRCQTEASAGLPRRDLAMDLSSIRAWGATVLVTLIEAHEFEQMRVEHLGEMAEAEGLEWHHLPIPDMDVPDWHFGTRWFYSGLRLRRLLRQGGRVVLHCKAGLGRAGTIAAHLLVELGMPPAEAVSQVRRARPGAIQTRAQEEHVHGVSKINARQDEAMAHRLACLLGGALGDGFGYPVEYDKVAAIQRRFGGGGLRIPQYEHGQMVVSGITQLTLFTLEGLTRAHLRKETDDDSLLRQVRTSYMDWLETQGGKALGNEASRLMKHAALHVRRSQGKTCKVALEAGGLGSPDAPINDSKGSGGIVRIAPVALMPNMDAGRAFSLGLRAAALTHGHPSAYLPAGILAAALCLLLQGKTAPEAFQRARELAQGHAGCGDTIARLDAALEAAKRHHLAHIPPTLGQGWAGDEALAIGHYATSRSLDFAKVMATAANQDGDSAAAAAIAGQLYGTQFGLEHLPHAWIRRLDVLDSLCDVMEWGQELWTGPAAS, from the coding sequence ATGGCCGACGAGCACAAGCTGTTGATCGACACCCTTCACCTGCCCCAGGGCAAGGGGGTCCTGGGCCTGACCCATTGCCCTGGACGATGCCAGACCGAAGCGAGTGCCGGCTTGCCAAGGCGGGACCTGGCCATGGACCTGTCCTCCATCCGCGCCTGGGGAGCCACCGTCCTGGTCACCCTCATCGAGGCCCACGAGTTCGAGCAGATGCGGGTGGAGCACCTGGGGGAGATGGCCGAGGCGGAAGGCCTGGAATGGCACCACCTGCCCATCCCCGACATGGACGTGCCCGACTGGCATTTCGGCACGCGCTGGTTCTATTCCGGCCTGCGCCTGCGCCGCCTGTTGCGCCAGGGGGGCCGGGTGGTGCTCCACTGCAAGGCCGGCCTGGGCCGGGCGGGCACCATCGCCGCCCACCTGCTCGTGGAACTGGGCATGCCCCCCGCCGAAGCCGTGTCCCAGGTGCGCCGTGCCCGGCCGGGGGCGATCCAGACCCGTGCCCAGGAGGAGCACGTACACGGTGTATCCAAGATCAACGCCCGGCAGGACGAGGCCATGGCCCACCGCCTTGCCTGCCTGCTGGGGGGGGCCCTGGGCGACGGCTTCGGTTACCCCGTTGAATATGACAAGGTGGCCGCCATCCAGCGCCGCTTCGGTGGCGGCGGCCTGCGCATCCCCCAGTACGAGCACGGCCAGATGGTGGTGTCCGGCATCACCCAGCTGACTCTCTTCACCCTGGAAGGCCTGACCCGGGCTCATCTGCGCAAGGAAACCGACGATGACAGCCTGCTGCGCCAGGTCCGCACGTCCTACATGGACTGGCTGGAAACACAGGGAGGCAAAGCCCTGGGCAACGAGGCCAGCCGGCTGATGAAGCACGCCGCCCTGCACGTGCGCCGCTCCCAGGGCAAGACCTGCAAGGTGGCCCTGGAAGCCGGCGGCCTGGGCTCGCCGGATGCCCCCATCAATGACAGCAAGGGCAGCGGCGGGATCGTGCGCATCGCCCCGGTGGCATTGATGCCCAACATGGATGCCGGCCGGGCATTCAGCCTGGGCCTGCGCGCCGCCGCCCTGACCCATGGACACCCCAGCGCCTATCTGCCTGCAGGCATCCTCGCCGCCGCCCTGTGCCTGCTGCTGCAAGGCAAGACGGCACCCGAGGCCTTCCAGCGGGCCAGGGAACTGGCCCAGGGCCACGCCGGCTGCGGGGATACCATCGCCCGGCTGGACGCGGCCCTGGAGGCCGCGAAGCGCCACCACCTGGCCCACATCCCACCGACCCTGGGACAGGGCTGGGCGGGGGATGAGGCCCTGGCCATCGGCCACTATGCCACCAGCCGCAGCCTGGATTTCGCCAAGGTCATGGCCACCGCCGCCAACCAGGACGGGGACTCTGCCGCCGCCGCCGCCATCGCCGGCCAGTTGTACGGCACCCAGTTCGGCCTGGAGCACCTGCCCCATGCCTGGATCCGACGCCTGGACGTCCTGGACTCCCTCTGCGACGTGATGGAATGGGGCCAGGAGCTATGGACCGGGCCTGCAGCATCGTGA
- the metH gene encoding methionine synthase: MPNRSAELLALATRRILILDGAMGTMIQRYKLQEADYRGTRFADWPSDLKGNNDLLLLTKPEVIREIHGQYLAAGADILETNTFNANSISMADYGMEELVYELNFEGARLARSVADEYTAQTPDKPRFVAGVLGPTSRTATISPDVNDPGFRNVSFDQLVDTYYVATDGLVKGGADLLLIETIFDTLNAKAAVFAVKKYFDDTGEIRPIMISGTITDASGRTLSGQTVEAFWNSLRHAEPFSFGFNCALGAKDLRQHVAEIAAKADCLVSAHANAGLPNAFGGYDETPEQMATAMREWAEHGFLNIVGGCCGTTPDHIRAIAEAVAPFPPRTPPAIEPKLRISGLEPYNLGAGDLFCNVGERTNVTGSAKFKRLVLEARYDEALDVARQQVEAGAQVIDINMDEAMLDGDAAMVRFLHLIASEPDIARAPIMLDSSKWSIIEAGLKCVQGKPIINSISLKEGEAAFVEKATLARRYGAAVIVMAFDETGQADTYARKVEICQRAYKLLTEQLGFPAEDIIFDPNIFAVATGIEEHANYAVYFIEATRWIRTHLPHAHISGGVSNVSFSFRGNEPLREAIHTVFLYHAIQAGMDMGIVNAGQLGIYDEIPADLRALVEDVVLNRRPDAGDRLVAAADTVKGQAKESTEDLSWREKPVGERLTHALVKGITAYIEADTEECRQSFDHPVKVIEGPLMDGMNVVGDLFGAGKMFLPQVVKSARVMKQAVAYLTPYIEATKTEAQAKGRILMATVKGDVHDIGKNIVGVVLGCNAYDVIDLGVMVPADRILDTAEAEKVDIIGLSGLITPSLEEMSHIAAEMQRRGMAQPLLIGGATTSLAHTAVKIDTHYEGPVVYVKDASRAVGVCTQLLSPDLRGDFIAKTKADYVGVRERHAAQQGESKRIPLAAARANKFKTNWAATQPGAEAHACPACDVATAVAHAYTPPVPKALGMQAMRDYDLAELAQYIDWTPFFQAWELHGRYPKILEDEVVGEEARKLFADARAMLERIIAEKWVEARAVVGIFPANTVNDDDIEIYVDEARSETLMTWHNLRQQMQRPAGQPNWCLADFIAPKETGVLDYIGAFVVTAGIREEEKVKEFQAQHDDYQAILFKALCDRLAEAFAERLHQRVRTQFWGYAPEENLSNEQLVSEEYRGIRPAPGYPACPEHSEKGPLFELLDATANIGVSLTESYAMLPLASVSGFYFSHPDSRYFAVAKIDKDQVENYARRKGWDLNTAERWLAPNLGYGR, translated from the coding sequence ATGCCAAACCGCAGCGCCGAACTCCTTGCCTTGGCCACCCGCCGCATCCTCATCCTGGACGGCGCCATGGGCACCATGATCCAGCGCTACAAGCTGCAGGAGGCGGACTATCGCGGCACCCGCTTCGCCGACTGGCCCAGCGACCTGAAGGGCAATAACGACCTGCTGCTGCTGACCAAGCCGGAAGTCATCCGTGAAATCCACGGCCAGTACCTGGCCGCCGGCGCGGACATCCTGGAGACCAACACCTTCAACGCCAACAGCATTTCCATGGCCGACTACGGCATGGAAGAGCTGGTGTACGAGCTGAATTTCGAGGGGGCCAGGCTGGCCCGCTCCGTGGCGGACGAGTACACGGCGCAAACCCCGGACAAGCCCCGTTTCGTGGCCGGGGTGCTGGGCCCCACCAGCCGCACCGCCACCATCTCACCAGACGTGAACGACCCGGGCTTCCGCAACGTCAGCTTCGACCAGCTGGTGGACACCTATTACGTGGCCACCGACGGCCTGGTGAAGGGCGGCGCGGACCTGCTGCTCATCGAGACCATCTTCGACACCCTGAACGCCAAGGCGGCGGTGTTCGCGGTGAAGAAGTACTTCGACGACACGGGGGAAATCCGCCCCATCATGATCTCCGGCACCATCACCGACGCCTCGGGCCGCACCCTGTCCGGCCAGACGGTGGAGGCCTTCTGGAACAGCCTGCGCCACGCCGAGCCCTTCTCCTTCGGCTTCAACTGCGCCCTGGGGGCCAAGGACCTGCGCCAGCACGTGGCGGAAATCGCCGCCAAGGCGGACTGCCTGGTGTCCGCCCACGCCAACGCGGGCCTGCCCAACGCCTTCGGCGGCTATGACGAGACGCCGGAACAGATGGCCACAGCCATGCGCGAATGGGCGGAACACGGCTTCCTCAACATCGTCGGCGGCTGCTGCGGCACCACGCCGGACCACATCCGGGCCATCGCCGAGGCGGTGGCGCCCTTCCCGCCCCGCACCCCGCCCGCCATCGAGCCGAAACTGCGCATCTCGGGCCTGGAGCCCTACAACCTGGGGGCCGGCGACCTGTTCTGCAACGTGGGGGAGCGCACCAACGTCACCGGCTCCGCCAAGTTCAAGCGCCTGGTGCTGGAAGCCAGGTACGACGAGGCCCTGGACGTGGCCCGCCAGCAGGTGGAGGCCGGCGCCCAGGTCATCGACATCAACATGGACGAGGCCATGCTGGACGGCGATGCCGCCATGGTGCGCTTCCTCCACCTCATCGCCAGCGAGCCGGACATCGCCCGGGCGCCCATCATGCTGGACTCCTCCAAGTGGTCCATCATCGAGGCCGGCCTGAAGTGCGTGCAGGGCAAGCCCATCATCAACTCCATCTCCCTGAAGGAAGGGGAGGCGGCCTTCGTGGAGAAGGCCACCCTGGCCCGGCGCTACGGCGCGGCGGTCATCGTCATGGCCTTCGACGAAACGGGCCAGGCGGACACCTACGCCCGCAAGGTGGAAATCTGCCAGCGGGCCTACAAGCTGCTTACCGAGCAGTTGGGCTTCCCGGCCGAGGACATCATCTTCGACCCCAACATCTTCGCCGTGGCCACGGGCATCGAGGAACACGCCAACTACGCCGTGTACTTCATCGAGGCGACGCGCTGGATCCGCACCCACCTGCCCCACGCCCACATCTCCGGCGGGGTGAGCAACGTCTCCTTCTCCTTCCGGGGCAACGAACCCCTGCGCGAGGCCATCCACACCGTGTTCCTCTATCACGCCATCCAGGCGGGCATGGACATGGGCATCGTCAACGCCGGCCAGCTGGGCATCTACGACGAGATTCCCGCCGACCTGCGCGCCCTGGTTGAGGACGTGGTGCTGAACCGCCGCCCCGACGCGGGGGACCGCCTGGTGGCCGCCGCCGATACCGTGAAGGGCCAGGCCAAGGAGTCCACCGAGGATTTGAGCTGGCGCGAGAAGCCCGTGGGCGAGCGCCTGACCCATGCGCTGGTGAAGGGCATCACCGCCTATATCGAGGCGGATACGGAAGAGTGCAGGCAGTCCTTCGACCACCCGGTGAAGGTCATCGAAGGCCCCCTCATGGATGGCATGAACGTGGTGGGGGACCTGTTTGGCGCCGGCAAGATGTTCCTGCCCCAGGTGGTGAAGTCCGCCCGGGTCATGAAACAGGCCGTGGCCTACCTCACGCCCTACATCGAGGCCACCAAGACCGAGGCCCAGGCCAAGGGCCGCATCCTCATGGCCACGGTGAAAGGGGACGTGCACGACATCGGCAAGAACATCGTCGGCGTGGTGCTGGGCTGCAACGCCTATGACGTCATCGACCTGGGGGTCATGGTGCCGGCGGACCGGATCCTGGACACCGCCGAAGCCGAGAAGGTGGACATCATCGGCCTGTCCGGCCTCATCACTCCGTCCCTGGAAGAGATGAGCCACATCGCCGCCGAGATGCAGCGCCGGGGCATGGCGCAGCCCTTGTTGATCGGCGGCGCCACCACCAGCCTGGCCCACACGGCGGTAAAGATCGACACCCACTACGAAGGGCCCGTGGTGTACGTGAAGGATGCCAGCCGAGCCGTGGGCGTGTGCACCCAGCTGCTGTCCCCGGACCTGCGCGGCGACTTCATCGCCAAGACCAAGGCGGACTACGTGGGCGTGCGGGAACGCCATGCCGCCCAGCAGGGGGAGAGCAAGCGCATTCCCCTGGCGGCGGCCCGGGCCAACAAGTTCAAGACAAACTGGGCAGCCACCCAGCCGGGTGCCGAGGCCCACGCCTGCCCCGCCTGCGACGTGGCCACGGCCGTCGCCCACGCCTACACACCGCCCGTGCCCAAGGCCCTGGGCATGCAGGCCATGCGTGACTACGACCTGGCCGAACTGGCCCAATACATCGACTGGACCCCCTTCTTCCAGGCCTGGGAGCTCCACGGCCGCTATCCGAAGATTCTGGAGGACGAGGTGGTGGGCGAGGAGGCCCGCAAGCTGTTCGCCGACGCCCGGGCCATGCTGGAAAGGATCATTGCCGAGAAGTGGGTGGAAGCCCGGGCCGTGGTGGGTATCTTCCCCGCCAACACGGTGAACGATGACGACATCGAAATCTACGTGGACGAGGCCCGCTCCGAGACCCTCATGACCTGGCACAACCTGCGCCAGCAGATGCAGCGTCCAGCGGGCCAGCCCAACTGGTGCCTGGCGGACTTCATCGCCCCCAAGGAAACCGGTGTGCTGGACTACATCGGCGCCTTCGTGGTTACCGCCGGCATCCGCGAAGAGGAAAAGGTCAAGGAGTTCCAGGCCCAGCACGACGACTACCAGGCCATCCTGTTCAAGGCCCTGTGCGACCGCCTGGCGGAGGCCTTCGCCGAACGCCTGCACCAGCGGGTGCGCACCCAGTTCTGGGGCTACGCCCCGGAGGAGAACCTCTCCAACGAGCAGCTCGTGAGCGAGGAATATCGCGGCATCCGCCCCGCCCCCGGCTATCCCGCCTGCCCCGAGCACTCGGAGAAGGGCCCCCTGTTCGAGCTGCTGGACGCCACCGCCAACATCGGCGTCTCCCTCACGGAAAGCTATGCCATGCTGCCCCTGGCCTCCGTATCCGGTTTCTACTTCAGCCACCCCGACAGCCGCTACTTCGCCGTTGCCAAGATCGACAAGGACCAGGTGGAGAATTACGCCCGCCGCAAGGGCTGGGACCTGAACACCGCGGAACGCTGGCTGGCCCCCAACCTTGGCTACGGCAGGTAA
- a CDS encoding c-type cytochrome: MATQAADGAALAKANGCLACHNVAVKMVGPAYKAVAKKYKGESGAAARLFEKVRKGGKGTWGPTPMPPQTGVNDADLKAIIAWVLDR; this comes from the coding sequence ATGGCGACCCAGGCCGCGGACGGCGCAGCCCTGGCCAAGGCCAACGGCTGCCTGGCCTGCCACAACGTTGCGGTGAAGATGGTGGGGCCGGCCTACAAGGCCGTGGCGAAGAAATACAAGGGTGAATCGGGAGCTGCGGCGCGTCTGTTCGAGAAGGTGCGAAAGGGCGGCAAGGGTACCTGGGGACCCACCCCCATGCCGCCCCAGACAGGCGTGAACGATGCCGACCTGAAGGCCATCATCGCCTGGGTACTGGACCGTTAA
- a CDS encoding rhodanese-like domain-containing protein translates to MQHLTPKETAALLESNPNAVFIDCRSEWEFLFVGHPIGAILIPWYEGENWDLNPRFLGEVRIAASHNRPVVLICRSGNRSKEAGEFLEKNGFPEVYNVLYGFEGELDEHHRRSTRNGWRFDGLPWEQC, encoded by the coding sequence ATGCAACATCTCACGCCCAAGGAAACCGCAGCGCTCCTGGAGAGCAACCCCAACGCCGTATTCATCGACTGCCGGTCGGAATGGGAATTCCTGTTCGTGGGCCACCCCATTGGCGCCATCCTCATCCCCTGGTACGAAGGCGAGAACTGGGACCTGAACCCTCGCTTCCTCGGGGAAGTGCGCATCGCCGCCTCCCACAACCGGCCCGTGGTGCTCATCTGCCGCTCCGGCAACCGGTCAAAGGAGGCGGGGGAGTTCCTGGAGAAGAACGGTTTCCCCGAGGTCTACAACGTGCTGTACGGCTTCGAGGGGGAACTGGACGAGCACCACCGCCGTTCCACCCGGAACGGCTGGCGGTTTGACGGGCTGCCTTGGGAACAGTGCTGA
- the dut gene encoding dUTP diphosphatase produces the protein MQVDLKILDERVRDQLPHYATPGSAGLDLRACLDGPVSLNPGETKLIPTGLAIHLEDAGYAAVILPRSGLGHKHGVVLGNLVGLIDSDYQGQLMVSLWNRGQEPFTVEPFERIAQMVIVPVVQAHFSVVEEFGTSQRGEGGFGSTGKA, from the coding sequence ATGCAAGTCGACCTGAAGATCCTGGACGAGCGCGTCCGCGACCAACTTCCCCACTACGCCACCCCCGGCAGCGCCGGCCTGGACCTGCGGGCCTGCCTGGATGGCCCCGTCAGCCTGAATCCGGGGGAGACCAAGCTCATTCCCACGGGCCTGGCCATCCACCTTGAGGACGCGGGCTACGCCGCCGTGATCCTGCCCCGCTCCGGCCTGGGCCATAAGCACGGCGTTGTGCTGGGCAACCTGGTGGGCCTCATCGATTCCGACTACCAGGGCCAGCTCATGGTGTCCCTGTGGAACCGGGGCCAGGAGCCCTTCACCGTGGAGCCCTTCGAGCGCATCGCCCAAATGGTCATCGTGCCCGTGGTGCAGGCCCACTTCAGCGTGGTGGAGGAATTCGGGACAAGCCAGCGGGGCGAGGGCGGCTTCGGCAGTACAGGCAAGGCCTGA